One window of the Pelobates fuscus isolate aPelFus1 chromosome 12, aPelFus1.pri, whole genome shotgun sequence genome contains the following:
- the RCE1 gene encoding CAAX prenyl protease 2 isoform X2, with protein sequence MEERPAQELTGIKTDAPLLSLMGFRFEGILTATVLPLLLTMVLFLGPLVQLSFDCPWNFIDGLKVAFDPRFWMLCVTDMLWLRNQVIAPLTEELVFRACMLPMLVPCTGSGPAIFTCPLFFGIAHFHHVIEQLRFRQATVISIFLSAAFQFSYTAVFGAYTAFIFLRTGHLIGPVLCHSFCNYIGFPAIFSALDHPRCATILIFYFLGVALFFLMLYPMTDPVLYGDIPVCHLLEKGSAEYHSICS encoded by the exons ACAGATGCACCACTACTTTCTCTCATGGGTTTTCGATTTGAGGGAATCCTTACCGCAACAGTATTACCCTTACTACTAACAATG GTATTATTCCTTGGACCCCTTGTCCAACTCTCATTTGACTGCCCATGGAATTTTATTGATGGATTAAAAGTTGCTTTTG aTCCTCGATTCTGGATGCTGTGCGTGACTGACATGCTGTGGCTTCGTAACCAGGTGATTGCTCCTCTAACTGAGGAGCTGGTGTTCAGGGCATGCATGCTGCCAATGTTAGTTCCATGTACTGGTTCCGGCCCAGCCATCTTCACATGTCCCCTTTTCTTTGGCATTG cccatTTCCATCATGTGATTGAACAACTCCGGTTTCGTCAGGCAACAGTTATCAGCATCTTTCTTTCAGCTg CTTTTCAGTTTTCATATACCGCAGTGTTTGGGGCATATACAGCATTTATATTTCTGAGGACTG ggCACCTGATAGGCCCAGTCCTATGCCATTCCTTTTGCAACTACATTGGCTTTCCTGCTATTTTCTCAGCACTGGACCACCCCCGTTGTGCAAccattcttattttttattttcttggggTTGCACTTTTCTTTCTGATGCTCTACCCCATGACTGATCCTGTGTTGTATGGGGACATTCCAGTTTGTCACTTACTGGAAAAAGGATCTGCAGAATACCACTCCATTTGCTCTTGA